Within the Rosa rugosa chromosome 2, drRosRugo1.1, whole genome shotgun sequence genome, the region ATCGGGTCCACAATAGATCTTCCTTTTATAAAAGCACTCTGGTTGGCAGAAATGATTCGAGATGCGACTGAGCTTAGACGATCAGCCACAATTTTGGTGATAATCTTAAAGACAAAGTTGGCCAAAGCAATTGGTCTGAAATCAGAAATAGTATCAGCTTCCAGCTTCTTCGGGAAGAGAACTATCAAACTAGAATTAAAATGATGTGGAATAAACCCTGTTGTAAAAAAGCTTTGAATTGCCGATACTACATCTGGAGCAATAACTGACCAGCAATGCCGAAAGAAGGAACCTGAGTAGCCATCGGGGCCTGGTGCACTAAGCTCATCCAAGGATTGCACAGATGCAAGAATTTCCTCAGCAGAAGGTATTGACATCAGTGCCGAGTTCTCAGCCTCTGTAACCAAACAAGGGATCACCCTTTCCACTAACCCTGTATTGCGGATATTATCATCTTTTTTAAAAGCAGCTTTGAAGTGGTCAACAATATGGCTAGCAATCTGGTCCTGCTCAAAAAGAAGAGAATTTTCTGCACGTATTGAAGATAATGATCTGTGCAGACGACGTAGTTTGACCATATTATGAAGAAAAGAGGTGTTTCTATCTCCATCGGTAAGCCACTTTATTCTTGCTTTATCACGAAGAAAGACATCCTGCATAGAGAGAGATAGTTGGAAGTGTGAGTGTGCGACAGTTTCTCTTTGAATAAGATCATCCGAAGGGCCGAAATTTGAAATTTCTAATTGAATCCTATCAAGTGCAGCTTGGGCAGAATTAACCATGTGGTGGATGTTGCCGAATCTTGAAGTGTTCCAATCCCTGAGCATGGACTTCAAAGCCCGCAGCTTTGAGGCAAGCTTAAACATAGGGCAACCTTCAAAAATAAGGGTATTCCAGAAGCTTCTGACCATGTCTAAGAAGCCTGGCTGCTGTAGCCACATTCGCTGAAAGCGAAAGGGTGAAGAGGGTTGAGTAGAAACTCTTGAGCAGGACAACAAAATGGGGCAGTGGTCAGAAGTAGCTTTAGTTAGGGTGCGGCATTCAAAGTTTCTCCATGCCTCCAACCAATTCATGTTGCCAAGGGAGCGGTCAAGTCTTTCATACGCCCTTCTGTTGGTCCAGGTGTATGTTAAACCTTTGGTTTGTACATCCAAAAGTTGACAGGTTGTAAGCATCTCGAATCTGTTCCTGTAGTTTGCAGCAACTGTGGAATTGTAGGCCATGCTGCTTCCTCATGTCGTTCTGTGGTCACAAGGGATGATCTAAAAGAGATAGAGGCTCTACAGAAGTATCTTTCTaaggagtttgagatgaagTTGAAGTACTTTgttggaattgaagttgcaaggtctaaaaAGGGAATTTCTTTGTCTCAACGTAAGTATGTACTTGACTTATTAGCTGAGACCGAGATGCTTGACTGTAACCCCATTGAGACACCGATCAAAATGAACCACAACCTCGCCATCTATCCGAATCAGGTTCCAACGGATAAAGGAAGATACCAACGCCTAGTAGGGAGGcttatttatctttcacatactagacctgatattgcttatgcggTGAGTgtggttagtcaatttatgcattgtcccaatgaagagcatatggatgcagtgtaTCGCATTCTGAGATATCTTAAGATGGCACCTGGTAGAGGTTTGTTGTTTGAAAGAAAAGGGTGAGTTGGAAGTTATGGGTACACGGATGCAGACTGGGCTGGTGATAAGACGGACAAACGGTCCACATTTGGGTATTTTACATTTGTTGGAGGAAACCTTGTGACTTGGAgcagcaagaaacagaaggttgttGCTAAGTCAAGTGCGGAAGCTGAGTTTCGAGGTATGACACATGaagtttgtgagatgttgtggattcgtaatgtgttgaaagatttgggttttaaACTCAAGAAACCTATGGACTTGCATTGTGATAGCACACTGCTATTGAAATTGCTCGTAATCCTGTACAACATGACCGGACTAAGCATGTGGAATTAGATTGgcatttcattaaggaaaacctGAACAGGAAGATTGTCCGTTTCCCTTTCGTGTATACAGAAGATCAGTTAGCAGATGTTCTTACGAAATGAGTGTCAAGGAAAGTGTTTGACAACTCAATTGACAAGTTGGGCCTGAtcgacatctatgcaccaacttgagggggagtgtagaatattctgtaaatatttagTTTCCTTGTACATGTAGATTATGTATtctgtataattgtaggagattttttcctattaggattactCTTGTATCTCTTTATAACCCTCCTATTTGGAGATGAATAATATTGAAGCATAACAAACACATcgtattcttattttcttctgCCACTAGCTACAAATTAGAGTTTTTCTTTGATGGATACTCTCTTGTCTTCCCATAATGCAAGTAGTTTTTTACATTTTTAATCAGTTTCTATATCAACTTGACTAACTTCACATTGGTGATTTCATCTTGCCATCTTCGAATGTTTTAAATTACTAGAACATAACAGTTCATATTGGAAAATTCTCAGTCTTTCTTTGTTGTGTTAGGGTGCACGAAACGACAATCATGTCTTGCATACTTGCGTGTTTAAGAAGCCAGGTTCATGCAACAGGCGTGAAATTTGTTCCATTATGACCGAGTCTAGCAGGATTTATAAAATGGTAAACTTGACCTTGGCCGGTCAGGTTACGCCTTTGAGTCGTTCTCGTCAACTCTGATATTCTAAGTAATAACACTATAATCTCACAGCAAGATGATCACCACAGCAGCCTCAGCAATGAGGATGCACATAGGCAATCCTTACCCAAAGGAACTACAATGATATAAGATTAGTTTGCATTCGACATTCAAAGACGAAGGAGaatagattagtttcggagtaaaaacttccacgacaactaatataagatttcggagccttaatgctaccaagaaatcaatttccaagaatatttggattagaccgaaacaatgatatATGGTCAAATTCTCATGctcacggacgctcttagttcgtagtttacgaacgctcttagttcgaatattatgaacactcttagttcattgattacgaactctcttagttcgtttagcatgaatccccacaattccgcttattaaataATCGAACCCATGTTCGTATATTGCAAATCTTGCAGAAAATAAtgaaatttaaaagacaagaaagcaggaactttaatcatAAAAACTTACTTGATAATTTGAAGCTTTGCTTCACGAGTATTTATACACGCGTGTGTTGAGGCAGGCGTGTAGCTAAATTAGGATTGCCGGAATTTGGTCGGAAATTGGCGGGTGGGCTGCCCTTCTTCCCTCCTTTTTTTCTGGGTCCGCGTCCACCTTCTTCTATTTgggccatttttttttcttttttttttaactgtggGCCgccccctttttcttttctttctgcttTCTTTTTGCTGGCACGTGGGGTGGGAGATTCTTCtccctcttttcttcttttcttctgggctcgctccctttttttttctctctctcttttttctttcttttcttcttcttctgaccAGCACGTGGGCTGCTTCctctattattattttttttcttttgacagCGGGAGTTGCTGCTGCTTCTGGACTGCTGCGTCTGGGTGCAACGGCGTGGGTTGGCAGGCGCGCAGGTTGGGCAGGACAAGCGCTAGCGTAGGCTAGCTGTATGCGGGGGTCGCGGTGATGCGCGGGAGCTACGGGGGCAGACAGCAGGGGCTAAGGGTGCGTAGGGCTGTGGAAAGCTGCAGGGCAACAGGCGCGGGGGAGCGCGGGGCTGCAGCGAGCGGTGAGGCTACCAAGGGCTAGGGGTACACtcaatgtcgatatccttcaacacatgtctatttattgaaatttttcatacagataaaagtgtcggtgggttATCACTCactcatttcaaaaaaattgtCGGTGGTGTACATGTGATAAAACTGTCGGTGGAGTTTTCAGATTTTCACTCTTTTCAAAAATCTTGTCGATGGTGCACAtatgataaaagtgtcggtgaagttttaaattttttcacacttttcaaaaactttgtcggtTGTGTGCATGTGATAAAAGTGTTGATGGAGTTTTAAATtctttcacacttttcaaaaactttgttGGTCGTGTGCgtgtgataaaagtgtcggtggagttttaaattctttcacacttttcaaaaactttgtcaGTGGTGTGCATGTGATAAAAGTGTTGGTggagtttgaaaaaaaaaaaaaagtgtcagtggacatataatttgtctaccCATAAAATTTTATTTGGTTGCATATCCAAATTATTcatcaatactatttatttacatcatacatttcttattttccaaaaaaaaaaaaatatatttgatgAGCAGTAAATGACTAGTGACCCTAacccaacgggtggaagcaaagatccagcggcagtgaatagtttcctgccatggtgacccaacgggtgaacttgctcttatatGTCTCCAGACTTCACCCAAACCACACACATCAATTGTACATCAGACAACTCCTTCAGATAGCACGTGTGATCTATTGTGTACTAGTAGCTAGGTCTTCATCACTTGTTGTATAAATAGCATCATACTCTACATGAACACATCAAACAATTATACAAGAGTTGTTATCTTTATCTTCTCTGTTTTTCAAAGTCTTTCTCTTGTCAATTTCTTTCTCTAAGAATAAAGTTTCTCATTTCCCCATGGTCACGTCTTAGTCTACTTGAAATCTTAAATTTAATTATATCGCTTTTGAAGAGGTGATTTAGAGTTTCGTTGAAAATCCTCCCATATGCCACCTGTTACACAATATTATAAGGTCAGTTTATTCTCTTCTGTCTATATACAGTCTCAGAACCTAGTCTATCTGGACTCTTATTTTTCCACCATTCCTTAACCACATTGGGGGTTGCAACTGCCAATGGCTTTTACCGTATgtttgtttttgctttcttcATTGCTTCTGCTACCAACTTATGTGCTTGCACAAACTAATGGTAGCATAGCTGTGGGTGCTTCTCTCTCCACAGCAGGTAACTCCTCATGGCTTTCTCCCTCGGGTGATTTTGCCTTTGGGTTTCGGCAACTTGAAAATAATGATCTTTTCTTGCTTTCTATATGGTTTGCCAAGATACCAGACAAAACCATAGTTTGGTATGCAAACGGGGATAAGCCTGCACCTGATGGTTCAGTTGTGAATTTGACTGCTAACAGTGGGATAGTTCTTACAAGTCCTCAGGGTGACCAGTCATGGAAATCCAATCAAACCATTGCTGGCGTTGTTGCTCATGGGGTTATGAACGATACAGGTAACTTTGTTCTGGAAAATGAGCAGTCAGCAAAGTTATGGGAGACGTTCAAGAATCCTACTGATACCATGTTGCCTGGGCAAATACTGGAAACAGGAGGGAAGCTTTCTTCTCGAAATTCAGAGACCAACTATACGAGAGGTCACTTCCAGCTAGATTTTCAAGGTGATGGAAATCTTGTGCTTAGCGGGCAAAAGCCTTATTATTCAACTGGGACTACCAATGGTTCCAGATAGTGAAGGTAAACATTTGGTTTTCAATGAGTCAGGCGACTTCTATATTCTGCGAAAGAATGGTGGATATTATAAATTCACAGCAGAGGAACGTGCAGCAAGGGACTACTATCTCCAGACAACTCTCAGCTTTGATGGGGTTTTGGCTCAATATTTCCTCCCAAAGACTTCTGTTGGCAATATAAGCTGGGTTCCTCTTTGGTCAGAGCCATGAAATATTTGCCAAAAAATTAATGCTGATTCAGGTCCTAGTATTTGTGGGTACAACAGTATCTGCACTTACAAAGCCGACAAGAGGCCCACCTGTGAATGCCCAACGGGATACTCTTTACTTGATCCAAATGATCCATACGGGAGCTGCAATCCAGCTTTCAAACAAGGCTGTGAAAATGAGCCTAGTTATGCAGAAGATTTGTATGATGTTCAGGTGCTAGCAAACACTGATTGGCTCACCTCCAGCTATATGCAGTTAAATGATTCTACTGCTGACACATGCAGTCAATCTTGCAAGCAAGATTGTTCATGTGCTGTTGCTATTTACAGCAATCAAACCTGCCAGAAAAAGAAGTTCCCGCTCTCATATGGGAGAGAAGATAACAACTTGAATGCTACAACTTTCATCAAATTGACGACAGTTTATAAGAAGAAGAACGGGAGCACTTCGGTACATGTGGGATCAGTTCTTCTGGGCACCTTTGTCTTTGTTAGTTTTATGTTAGGTACTGCAGATTATCTGGGACTTTTCTTCAGTTTCCGGAAGAAACTGATGTAGAACGAATGATGCTAGGAATTGAAGAACAGCTCGATCGCGGAAAAGGAGGAAAACCCGGTTTGCTGTAACTTCAGTTTCATGTTGAGGTTGCTATTTTAATGTGTGCTAATTCACTGTTTCAATTGTTACATTTTCCTTTTAGTGTGTAAAGTTTTGCTTTCAATGAAAGCACCGGTGGAATTACCGAGCAGAGTATATTTTCTAAGACAGATAAACTAAATACTAAACACCATTAGTCATATGAAATAATTAAGTAACGAAACAGCCAGCAATTTTGACCGTATTGTATCATTTTGCAGCTTAACACAAATAAGAGACGACCCTTAAGAATTTGAACAAAGCCATCGAAAACATTGCTCTTTCAGTTGCTGATATTGTCAGGGACACTcgatgatgcgggaagcgtgtacacgatagtaagaggctccgtcaagtgtcgaaagccatatgagatgagctagaatccactagcaattacgggcatagccgtaagaaacatagagatacttctctaatatttggtttttttttaatgataacttgaatcaaaattacaatctaagaggtgccttatatagggcacatagcataaacctaatacaactagaaaacataaagaacaatttattgtagactaaaactaggaaatctaattaaacctgattaaataaaaatcaaaaatagaaTCCTaaatactaaagaatattacgcttggaaGCACAAGCACCAGCTGAAGATCAAATGATATTAGCCGATTGGGCATACAATTGCTATGAGCAAAAGAATTTGCATCTGTTGTTGCAGAATGTCAGTGACGATCGGGCAATGGATGGCATCAAGGAGTTGGAGAAGTACTTGATGATAGCATTTTGGTGCATCCAAGAGGATCCATCAGTAAGACCTACCATAAAGAAAGTGATACAGATGCTTGAAGGCACTGTTGAAGTCTCAGTGCCTCCAATGAATCCCTCCTCATTATATGTTCAATCTAAGTGATTGTATTTGTTCATTAATTTCTGGATACCATAGCTTTCTGTGTATTCGATCATCAAGGATCAACAATTTTATTGCAttaaaagaaaagcaaagttcATTGTGAAAATTATAGCAGCAGAATAAGTAGATATGTTGAACAATCACTGGGCAAATATACCAGCAACTATACTTAAAAATAATCTCTAAATCATTAATTCCATTCAGTCCGCAGATCTGTAAAGAAATCAAGGTCATTTTGATGCTCAGACAAAAACAACACGGTCAGGACCCACTGATGGATCCTCTTGAATGCACCAAAATGCTACTGATAGACCATAAAATGATCAAGGAGTTGCTCCAAAGAAAGTGACCATAAAGAAAGTGACCTACCATAAAACCTCTTGAATGCATCAACGTGTTACTTTTTCTGCCACAAAAGTATCTAACTACCATAAAATGAACCATACTACAGGGAAATGGATGCCACACAACTCGGGGATCTATAATCTAAGCAGAGTCATAAGCAAGTCTGGGGGCGAGGGAGCCCCTGATGGATTCCAAACAAAAAGTTACAACCACCCCAACCTGAAAATCTTAAAGAGTGCTGAGTCACCTTGACTTCTAGTTCAGATTAGTTCTTGTAGAAGAACACTACCTTATTGAAACACCTATCATTTTTTTCCCCCAAAGAGAACATTACAGGAACAACTATCATTTCACATAAAAAAGACCACCTTGACTTTTAGTCCAGTAATGTTCTTGTACCCATTCTGGGATAAAAAGAGCATCTCCTTCCCTACCAGCACGTTCGGATTTAGAAGGGCCTTTTTAGTTACTCCCAGGAAACAGAGTCGTAAAGATAGTCCTGGATGTAACAATTGTGTGCACTGTAAACAAAGTTCCTCCCACTGCAGCATATTTCTAGTAAACAAAAAGTCTAGCAATCTAAAATATGTACATATTGAGTAAATATTAACTCGACACTACCCTAAATATTAACTCGACCCAACCACCACCTTCATCCAACTCCGATCCGAGCTTCACCTCACCGCAAGTATCTGGATATTAACCTCCTACGGCCACGTACATAGTACAATACGTAAGAGATATTTCACTAATGCACAACATAGTTATCAGCTAAAAAGGAAGCATAAGAATAAGGCCAGTCCCTAAGACAGTGAGTGATGCTACATGGTGCTTCAACTAATTTAAGTATGCAAGCTTCACTACACTGAAGATGTGAATTACTGAAGGGTCTCTCTATCACTTGTGATCATGGATGTAGAAACATAAGCAAGGGAAGCCAAGTTGGATCGCCGAAGTCCACCACAATCTTGAATCCCTCCTCTTCTCTTTCCCACCCCCAGCAACCTACAATTTGCCCACGAACAAATTTTTCCAGATATCCCTAATCCTTTATCAACTAATCTTGTTTACCACTGCAACTCAAAAACCCAATTGACCCAATTGGAATACCAATCAAAGAACACAAATTCAAGGTAAAAAGCAATCAAATTTAAGATGGGTACCTCAGTTTTTGTGACAGTGTGAACAAATTTCTGCTTGGAATCAGCTCCAGGCTTGGTTGATGACCTCCCAATCTTGTGTTTTTGTGAATCCATCTTGGTTTTTCGGCGGAGGCGAGAATAGGATTAAGCGATCCCATGATCGGTGATATGGCTTTGGGGAGCGTACCAGAGGGAGGTACCTCGACTCCTTTCTACCTCAATGAATTTTCGGGTTTGGGGAGCTTGTATCCGAGCACGGGGgcggtgaagaagaagaagaagaacaatacCCGCTCCAGAGCTTGGCACTTTATCCACTTTTAcgggtaactctctctctctctcaagcaaAGTTACATGTTTTTTTCTTCGAACCCTTTCTAAGAAGACGGTAACGGGGACTTCCACTTTAGTCAGATCGGGTCTGACCTGTGGCCCCCACCAGAATTTTCGTTGGAATTTACAAAATTGACTCGAAAGTTCCACGCATTTACAAGACCTGCTCAGTTAGTCGAAAAGTATTGACCTTAACTTATTTGTTATTTCTGTCTACAACGTTGGGAGGTTTTATCAGTTTTACTTGCATGTAAATTCTTAAAACAATGCAGACCCACTCAACTCTGAGATTTTGATCTGTTGCTTCATCCATGCCTCGGTTCCGAGGTCACAAGGCCTCCCATTCCAGATCTACTTCTTCTCCTTCTGGACTTGGTTATGACGTGTTCCTCAGCTTCAGAGGTGAAGACACCCGAAAGAACTTCACTGATCACCTCTACACGGCCCTTGTCAACGCCCACTTTCGAACTTTCCGGGATGACCCTGAACTCGAGAGAGGGGAAAATATCAAGGAAAACCTTGAGAATGCCATTCGACAGTCGTGGAGTTCTGTGATTGTGTTTTCGAAAGACTACACCTCTTCCAGATGGTGTCTGGACGAGCTTGTCTTGATCCTTGGACGCATGAGGACCTCCAAGCATGTCGTGTTACCGGTTTTCTACGACGTTAATCCACATCAACTGGGGAAGCAGGCAGAAACTCTTTCAGAGCATCCTAAATACCAAGAAAAGCAATCGCCGGAGAAATTGAGCAGGTGGAAGGAAGCACTTCGAGAAGTTACAGATCTAGCAGGAATGGTTTTAGAAAATGAAGCCGACGGGTACGTAAATTCATAACTAAAGCCTTGTTTAATTACTAACAACTGTAGTACACTAGCAGCggtgcccgcgctttgctgcgggatgtGAATTGCAACCACGAAACGTACTTAAAGTTTAGGCAGGTCTGTCTCTGAATTGAAGGCTTCCCTCTACTAAATAGTGCCTTTTCCTAGTCCCTCTTGTTGATCCCCTTTAAATGTTAGTATAGAACTAATCTTAGAAGGACAGAGAATATAAACTAAGATAGCCTATTTGTTGCAGCTGCTATTGATATTGGAAACTTTGATAAGATCTCAAAGATAGGATATGATCTAATGCATATTTTGTTttatgatgcgggaagcgtgaacacgatagtaagaggctccgtcaagcgtcgaaagccatatgagatgagctagaatccactagcaattacgggcacaaccgtaagaaacacagagaaacttctctaatatttggttttttattgataatttgaatgaaaattacaatctaagaggtgccttatatatagggcacatatcataaacctaatacaactagaaaacaaaaacaataatttattatagactaaaactagaaaacctaattaaacctcattaaataaaaatcagaaataaaatcctagatactaaagaatattacgcaaatATATAATTGGAATCCCAACCAAGATTTTGTTtaagaatcccgatatatccaaaatagtaatttatgatt harbors:
- the LOC133730178 gene encoding G-type lectin S-receptor-like serine/threonine-protein kinase LECRK3; its protein translation is MAFTVCLFLLSSLLLLPTYVLAQTNGSIAVGASLSTAGNSSWLSPSGDFAFGFRQLENNDLFLLSIWFAKIPDKTIVWYANGDKPAPDGSVVNLTANSGIVLTSPQGDQSWKSNQTIAGVVAHGVMNDTGNFVLENEQSAKLWETFKNPTDTMLPGQILETGGKLSSRNSETNYTRGHFQLDFQDSEGKHLVFNESGDFYILRKNGGYYKFTAEERAARDYYLQTTLSFDGVLAQYFLPKTSVGNISWVPLCICTYKADKRPTCECPTGYSLLDPNDPYGSCNPAFKQGCENEPSYAEDLYDVQVLANTDWLTSSYMQLNDSTADTCSQSCKQDCSCAVAIYSNQTCQKKKFPLSYGREDNNLNATTFIKLTTVYKKKNGSTSNVSDDRAMDGIKELEKYLMIAFWCIQEDPSVRPTIKKVIQMLEGTVEVSVPPMNPSSLYVQSK